The Streptomyces lienomycini sequence GCCCGCTACGCGCTCGCGCGGATGCGCATCCACCCGCTCTCCGAACTGTCGGTGATCGTCGTGGACGCCGACGCCATGGAGCAGCTGCACATCCAGTGGATGGACCTGCCGGGGCCCACCGACGTGATGTCCTTCCCGATGGACGAGCTGCGGCCGCCGTCGAAGGACGAGGAGGAGGCCCCGCAGGGGCTGCTCGGCGACATCGTCCTGTGTCCGGAGGTCGCCGCCCGGCAGGGCACCGAGGCGGCGACGCGGCACTCCATGGACGAGGAGCTCCAGCTCCTGACCGTGCACGGGGTGCTGCACCTGCTCGGGTACGACCACGAGGAGCCGGACGAGAAGGCCGAGATGTTCGGTCTGCAGGCCGCCATCGTCGACGGCTGGCGTGCGGAGAGGGGCCTGACCGGCCCGTCCCCGGCCCCGACGGTCTCATGAGCCTCCCGCTCGTCGCCGGTGCCGTCGCCCTGGTGGTGGTCGCCTGGCTGGCCGCGTGCGCGGAGGCGGGACTCGCGAGGGTCTCCAGCTTCCGCGCCGAGGAGGCGGTACGGTCCGGGCGCCGGGGCGGCGAGAAGCTCGCCCAGGTCGCCGCCGACCCGACGCGCTACCTCAACGTGGCGCTGCTGGTCCGCGTCGCCTGCGAGATGGCGGCCGCCGCGCTGGTCACGTACGCCTGCCTGCGGCAGTTCGACGGCACCGCCGAGGCGCTGGTGATCGCCATCGCGGTGATGGTGCTGCTCTCCTACGTGGCCGTCGGGGTGTCGCCGCGCACGATCGGGCGCCAGCATCCGCTGAACACGGCGACGGCCGCGGCGTACGTGCTGGTGCCGCTGGCCCGGGTGATGGGCCCGATCCCGTCGCTGCTCATCCTCATCGGCAACGCGCTCACGCCCGGCAAGGGCTTCCGCCGGGGCCCCTTCGCCTCGGAGGCGGAGTTGCGGGCGCTGGTGGACTACGCGGAGGCGGAGTCGCTGATCGAGGCCGACGAGCGCCGCATGGTGCACTCGGTGTTCGAGCTGGGCGACACGCTCGTGCGGGAGGTCATGGTGCCGCGCACCGACCTCGTCGTCATCGAGCGGTACAAGACCATCCGGCAGGCCCTCACCCTCGCCCTGCGCTCCGGTTTCTCCCGGATACCGGTCACCGGGGACAGCGAGGACGACATCGTCGGCATCGTGTACCTGAAGGACCTGGTCCGCAGGACGCACATCAGCCGGGACGCGGAGAGCGACCTCGTCTCCACCGCGATGCGGCCCGCGTCCTTCGTGCCCGACACGAAGAACGCCGGTGACCTGCTGCGCGAGATGCAGAAGGAACGCAACCACGTCGCCGTCGTCATCGACGAGTACGGCGGCACGGCCGGCATCGTCACCATCGAGGACATCCTGGAGGAGATCGTCGGCGAGATCACCGACGAGTACGACCGGGAGCTGCCGCCGGTGGAGGAGCTGGGCGAGGACCGCTTCCGGGTGACCGCCCGCCTGGACATCACCGACCTGGGCGACCTGTACGGCCTGGACGAGTACGACGACGAGGACGTGGAGACGGTCGGCGGTCTGCTGGCCAAGGCGCTGGGCCGGGTTCCGATCGCCGGGGCCTCGTCGATCGTGGAGCTGCCGGACGGCCGGGAACTGCGGCTGACCGCGGAGGCCGCCGCGGGCCGCCGGAACAAGATCGTGACGGTGCTGGTGGAGCCGGTCGCCGCGGCGAAGCCGGCCGAGGAGGCCGGCTCCGAATGACCCCGGCCAAGCTGCGCGACTTCTGCCTCTCCTTCAACGCGGCGGAGGAGGACTTCCCCTTCAACCCGGAGACCTCGGTCTTCAAGGTGCTGGGGAAGATGTTCGCGCTCACCTCGCTGGACGGGCGCCCGCTCACCGTCAACCTCAAGTGCGACCCGGACGACGCCCTCCGGCTGCGGCGCGAGCACCCGGAGCTGATCGTCCCGGGCTGGCACATGAACAAGCGGCACTGGAACACGGTGACGGTGGGCGGCGGTCCCGGCGGCGGGCTCCCGGACCGTGTCGTCCGGGAGCTCGTGGAGGACTCGTACGACCTGGTGGTCGCCGGTCTACCGCGCGCGGAGCGGCTCCGCCTCGACCGCCCCTGAACCGGGGCCCGTGGCAGCGCTCCGTATGCTGCCCCCATGACCGAGACTCCCGACCTCCAGCCCGAGGACCGCAAGATCGTCACCCTGGCCCGCTCGGCCCGCGCCCGCAACGGCGTGCCCGAGGGCGCGGCGGTACGCGACGAGACCGGCCGTACGTACGTCGCCGGGACCGTCGCCCTGGATTCCCTCCATCTCAGCGCGCTGCGCACGGCGGTGGCGATGGCGGTGGCGTCCGGTGCGAAGTCGCTGGAGGCGGCGGCCGTGGTGACGGAGGCGGAGTCGGCGGCGGCGGAGGACCTGGCGGCGGTCCGGGACCTGGGCGGCCCGGAGACGCCGGTGCTGGTGGCCGGGCCGGACGGGACCGTACGGGAGACGGTCGGCGCGGGCTGACGACGGACAGCGGCCCTCAGGATTCCGTCCGCGGCCGGAGCGTGAACTCGCACCAGACCGCCTTGCCGGGCGCCCGCTCCCGCACACCCCACCCGTCGGACAGCGCGGCCACCAGCAGCAGCCCCCGGCCGCCCTCGTCCCGCCCGTCCCGCCCGCCGGTGATGCGCGGTACCCCGCCCCCGCTGTCGTGCACCTCGACCCGCAGCACCCTGCCGTCGTAGCGCAGGAAGAGCAGGAACAGCCGTCCGGGCGGTACGCCGTGCAGCAGCGCGTTGGTGACCAGCTCACTCACGCACAGCAGCACGTCGTCGCCGCGTTCGGTGTCGGCGAGCCCCCAGCCGGCCAGGGTCTCGTGGGCGTACCGCCTGGCGTCGGGCACGGCGCGGCGTTCACGGCGGAAGAACTTCTCCCGCAGCGGCGGGATGCGGAGCGTCTCGTTCACGGGACAAGAGTCACGTGGGGTGACTACCGTTTATCACCGGGTGAGCACGTACGGATTTTTTGTACGGGTTCGCGGTGGTCACGCACGGGCCCATGTGGGGAGGTGAGTCGGCATGAACTCCAGGAATCCTTCGCGCACCGCACGCAGTGCGCGCAAGAAGAACCTTTCGGCCATGCGGATGCTGGGCGGCCAGCTCGGCACCGCCCGGCGCGCGGCGGGGCTCACCCAACGCGAGCTGGGTGAGCGGCTGATGCTGGACGAGGAGACGGTCGCGTCGATCGAGCAGGGCCGCCGCCCGCTCAAGCCAGATTTGGCGGAGCTGCTGGACGAGCTGCTGGAGACGAGGGGCCTGCTGGCGGCGGGGGTGGCCAATCTCCCGGAGGTCGACCAGTTCCCGATGTGGGCGGAGCTGTACATCCAGCACGAGCGGGAGGCCGTAGCGCTGTCCTGGTACGACAACGCGGTCCTGCCCGGCCTGCTCCAGACGGAGGCGTACGCGCGTGCCGTCCTGCGCAACCGCGTCCCCGCCTACGACGAGGCCGAGGTCGAGTCCCGCACCGCCGCCCGCGTCGAGCGCCAGGAGATCCTGCACCGCGCCTGCCCGCCCACGCTGAGCTTCGTGGTGTGGGAGCCGGTGCTGCGCCTGGCGCTCGGCGGCCCGGACGTCCACACCGAGCAACTGCGCCACCTGCGCACGCTCGCCGAACTCCCCGGCCTGGCCCTCCAGTTCCTCCCCCTGGACAGCCCGCACCACGCGGGCCTGGACGGCCCGTTCATCCTCCTGGAGACCCCGGACCACCAGCATCTCGCCTACACGGAGTCGCAGCGCGGCAGCCAGTGGGTCTCCGGCCCGGACGAGGTGTCCATCCTGGCGCGCAAGTATGCGATGCTGCGGACACAGGCCCTGACCGTTCAGGACTCCCTGGGCCTGCTCGACCGTCTGCTAGGAGAGCGATGAACGCCAAAGCACTTCAGTGGTTCAAGTCGACCTACAGCGGCAGCGAGGGCGGCGCCTGCCTCGAAGTCGCCTACGCCTGGCACAAGTCCAGCTACAGCAGCGACGAGGGCGGGCAGTGCGTGGAGGTGGCCGCCTGCCCCCACACCGTCCACGTCCGCGACTCCAAGAACCCGGCCGCCGACGGCCCCACCTTCCAGGTCACCAGCGACGCCTGGGCCGCCTTCACGACGTTCGTCGGGTAGCACCCGGAGGGGGCGGCAGGGCTCCAGACAGTGCCACGCACATCGGGCGTGTGCGGCACGCCCGCGACGTGAAGACGATCCCGTGGACGCCCCGGATACGGGTGCGGAGGAATTTCGGGAGGCCGCTTACTGGCAGGCGCACGGAGTGCTGTCACAGACCGCGTGCGACTGGCAGCGTGCTGAGCTCACCGAACGTCCCGGCGTCTGCGGCGCACCTCCCGGCGTGGGGATCCGAGTGCGCCTGCGCCCGCCGCCGGCCCTGTCATGTACCCGCTAACCATGGACCGGAAGGCGGACTGTGCCGGGTGCGGACCGAGGCCGGTCGGCGGGGCTCCGTGGATCAGGGACAATGGGCGCCATGAGCGTTCGTACCCAGTCATCCGAAGAACCGGCCGAGACTGTTCACCGGGCCGGCTTCGCCTGCTTCGTGGGCCGCCCCAACGCGGGCAAGTCCACCCTCACGAACGCTCTGGTCGGGCAGAAGGTGGCGATCACCTCCAACCGCCCGCAGACCACCCGGCACACCGTGCGGGGCATCGTGCACCGGGAGGACGCGCAGCTGATCCTGGTGGACACCCCGGGGCTGCACAAGCCGCGCACGCTGCTGGGCGAGCGGCTCAACGACGTGGTGCGCACCACGTGGGCCGAGGTGGACGTCATCGGCTTCTGCCTGCCGGCGAACGAGAAGCTGGGCCCCGGCGACCGCTTTATCGCCAAGGAGCTGGCGGGGATCAGGAAGACCCCGAAGGTCGCGATCGTCACCAAGACCGACCTGGTGGACTCCAAGACGCTGGCCGAGCAGCTCATCGCGATCGACCAGCTCGGCCAGGAGCTGGGGATCGCCTGGGCGGAGATCGTCCCGGTGTCGGCCACCGGCAACCAGCAGGTGGACCTGCTCGCCGATCTGCTGGCCCCGATGCTGCCCGAGAGCCCCGCGCTCTACCCCGAGGGCGACCTGACGGACGAGCCCGAGCAGGTCATGGTCGCGGAGCTGATCCGCGAGGCCGCGCTGGAGGGCGTACGGGACGAGCTGCCGCACTCCATCGCGGTGGTCGTCGAGGAGATGCTCCCGCGCGAGGACCGCCCCGCCGACAAGCCCCTCCTGGACAT is a genomic window containing:
- the ybeY gene encoding rRNA maturation RNase YbeY; this translates as MSIDVNNESGTEVDEQAILDIARYALARMRIHPLSELSVIVVDADAMEQLHIQWMDLPGPTDVMSFPMDELRPPSKDEEEAPQGLLGDIVLCPEVAARQGTEAATRHSMDEELQLLTVHGVLHLLGYDHEEPDEKAEMFGLQAAIVDGWRAERGLTGPSPAPTVS
- a CDS encoding hemolysin family protein is translated as MSLPLVAGAVALVVVAWLAACAEAGLARVSSFRAEEAVRSGRRGGEKLAQVAADPTRYLNVALLVRVACEMAAAALVTYACLRQFDGTAEALVIAIAVMVLLSYVAVGVSPRTIGRQHPLNTATAAAYVLVPLARVMGPIPSLLILIGNALTPGKGFRRGPFASEAELRALVDYAEAESLIEADERRMVHSVFELGDTLVREVMVPRTDLVVIERYKTIRQALTLALRSGFSRIPVTGDSEDDIVGIVYLKDLVRRTHISRDAESDLVSTAMRPASFVPDTKNAGDLLREMQKERNHVAVVIDEYGGTAGIVTIEDILEEIVGEITDEYDRELPPVEELGEDRFRVTARLDITDLGDLYGLDEYDDEDVETVGGLLAKALGRVPIAGASSIVELPDGRELRLTAEAAAGRRNKIVTVLVEPVAAAKPAEEAGSE
- a CDS encoding MmcQ/YjbR family DNA-binding protein, with protein sequence MTPAKLRDFCLSFNAAEEDFPFNPETSVFKVLGKMFALTSLDGRPLTVNLKCDPDDALRLRREHPELIVPGWHMNKRHWNTVTVGGGPGGGLPDRVVRELVEDSYDLVVAGLPRAERLRLDRP
- a CDS encoding cytidine/deoxycytidylate deaminase family protein, with amino-acid sequence MTETPDLQPEDRKIVTLARSARARNGVPEGAAVRDETGRTYVAGTVALDSLHLSALRTAVAMAVASGAKSLEAAAVVTEAESAAAEDLAAVRDLGGPETPVLVAGPDGTVRETVGAG
- a CDS encoding ATP-binding protein, giving the protein MNETLRIPPLREKFFRRERRAVPDARRYAHETLAGWGLADTERGDDVLLCVSELVTNALLHGVPPGRLFLLFLRYDGRVLRVEVHDSGGGVPRITGGRDGRDEGGRGLLLVAALSDGWGVRERAPGKAVWCEFTLRPRTES
- a CDS encoding helix-turn-helix domain-containing protein — protein: MNSRNPSRTARSARKKNLSAMRMLGGQLGTARRAAGLTQRELGERLMLDEETVASIEQGRRPLKPDLAELLDELLETRGLLAAGVANLPEVDQFPMWAELYIQHEREAVALSWYDNAVLPGLLQTEAYARAVLRNRVPAYDEAEVESRTAARVERQEILHRACPPTLSFVVWEPVLRLALGGPDVHTEQLRHLRTLAELPGLALQFLPLDSPHHAGLDGPFILLETPDHQHLAYTESQRGSQWVSGPDEVSILARKYAMLRTQALTVQDSLGLLDRLLGER
- a CDS encoding DUF397 domain-containing protein, which encodes MNAKALQWFKSTYSGSEGGACLEVAYAWHKSSYSSDEGGQCVEVAACPHTVHVRDSKNPAADGPTFQVTSDAWAAFTTFVG
- the era gene encoding GTPase Era, with protein sequence MSVRTQSSEEPAETVHRAGFACFVGRPNAGKSTLTNALVGQKVAITSNRPQTTRHTVRGIVHREDAQLILVDTPGLHKPRTLLGERLNDVVRTTWAEVDVIGFCLPANEKLGPGDRFIAKELAGIRKTPKVAIVTKTDLVDSKTLAEQLIAIDQLGQELGIAWAEIVPVSATGNQQVDLLADLLAPMLPESPALYPEGDLTDEPEQVMVAELIREAALEGVRDELPHSIAVVVEEMLPREDRPADKPLLDIHANVYIERPSQKGIIIGPKGKRLKDVGIKSRKQIEALLGTPVFLDLHVKVAKDWQRDPKQLRRLGF